From Homalodisca vitripennis isolate AUS2020 chromosome 1, UT_GWSS_2.1, whole genome shotgun sequence, the proteins below share one genomic window:
- the LOC124372972 gene encoding uncharacterized protein LOC124372972 codes for MIYNYVIRTAVHLGDRFLTVHSGAMVKCSQFLIVFGVASPALVSVLVIVEPVCAVQCSDDVEGIIPGTIALMTDPFKTFWNTLAALITHMINKSSFKDIMTTIGNMFTDIYNGFVDNLTSLYCTWSEPVDFNKYGLPVILNEEDLENLDDVFTSK; via the exons ATGATATACAATTATGTGATAAGAACAGCTGTTCACCTAGGCGATCGTTTTCTCACCGTTCACTCAGGTGCAATGGTCAAATGCAGTCAATTCCTCATCGTGTTTGGGGTAGCTTCTCCCGCCTTGGTCTCCGTACTGGTTATTGTT GAGCCTGTCTGTGCTGTCCAATGTTCCGATGATGTGGAAGGTATCATCCCCGGTACGATTGCTCTGATGACTGATCCCTTCAAGACATTTTGGAATACTCTGGCAGCATTGATAACACATATGATAAACAAGTCGTCATTCAAAGATATTATGACCACCATTGGGAACATGTTTACTGATATCTATAACGGGTTCGTGGATAATCTGACAAGCCTGTATTGCACATGGTCCGAACCCGTGGATTTCAACAAGTATGGATTGCCCGTAATTCTTAACGAGGAAGATTTAGAGAATTTAGATGATGTCTTTACAAGTAAATAG